The following coding sequences lie in one Prionailurus viverrinus isolate Anna chromosome X, UM_Priviv_1.0, whole genome shotgun sequence genomic window:
- the GDPD2 gene encoding glycerophosphoinositol inositolphosphodiesterase GDPD2 isoform X1, with protein sequence MAESPGCCSVWARCLHCLYSCHWRKCPKERMQTSKCDCIWFGLLFLTFLLSLGWLYIGLILLNDLHNFNEFLFQHWGHWMDWSLAFLLVISLLVTYASLLLLLALLLRLCGQPLHLHSVHKMLLLLIMLLVAAGLVGLDVQWQQEWRSLRLSLQATAPFLHIGAVAGITLLAWPVADTFYRIHRRGPKVLLLLLFFGVALAIYLAPLCISSPCIMEPRDLPPKPGLVGHRGAPMLAPENTLMSLRKTAECGAAVFETDVMVSSDGIPFLMHDEHLSRTTDVASVFPARTSSHSSDFSCAELKKLNAGTWFLERQPFWGAKRLSDPDRKEAENQTVPTLEELLKEAAVLNLSIMFDLRRPPRNHTYHDTFVNQTLETVLSARVPQAMVLWLPDEDRAKVQQRAPRMRQIYGQQRSNRTERPQFLNLPYQDLPLLDIKALHQDNVSVNLFVVNKPWLFSLLWCAGVDSVTTNDCQLLQQMRYPVWLIPPQTYLMMWIITNCVSTLLLLWTFLLQGRCKKEREKTGLETAVLLTRINNFIME encoded by the exons ATGGCCGAGTCCCCCGGCTGCTGCTCCGTCTGGGCCCGCTGCCTCCACTGCCTGTATAGCTGCCACTGGAGGAAATGCCCCAAAGAGAGGATGCAAACCAGCAAG TGCGACTGTATCTGGTTTGGCCTGCTCTTCCtcacctttctcctctccctgggcTGGCTGTACATCGGGCTCATCCTTCTCAATGACCTGCACAACTTCAATGA aTTCCTGTTCCAACACTGGGGACACTGGATGGACTGGTCCCTGGCATTTCTGCTGGTCATCTCTCTACTTGTCACATATGCATCCCTGCTATTG CTCCTGGCCCTGCTCCTGCGGCTCTGCGGCCAGCCTCTGCATCTGCACAGTGTCCACAAG ATGCTGCTGCTCCTCATCATGCTTCTTGTGGCCGCTGGCCTCGTGGGACTGGACGTCCAATGGCAGCAGGAGTGGCGTAGCTTACGTCTGTCACTGCAG GCCACAGCCCCGTTCCTTCATATTGGAGCAGTTGCTGGCATCACCCTCCTGGCCTGGCCTGTTGCTGATACCTTCTACCGTATCCATCGAAGAG GTCCCAAGGTTCTGCTACTGCTCCTATTTTTTGGAGTTGCCCTGGCCATCTACCTGGCCCCACTGTGCATCTCCTCACCCTGTATCATGGAACCCAGAGACTTACCCCCCAAGCCTGGTCTGGTGGGACACCGAGGGGCCCCCATG CTGGCCCCCGAGAACACCCTGATGTCACTGAGGAAAACAGCCGAATGTGGAGCTGCTGTGTTCGAGACTGATGTGATGGTCAG CTCTGACGGGATCCCCTTCCTCATGCATGATGAGCACCTGAGCAGGACCACAGATGTGGCCTCAGTGTTCCCAGCCCGAACCTCCTCCCACAGCAGCGACTTCTCCTGTGCTGAACTGAAGAAGCTCAATGCCGGGACCTGGTTCCTAGAG AGGCAACCCTTCTGGGGGGCCAAACGGCTGTCTGACCCTGATCGGAAGGAGGCTGAGAACCAGACAGTCCCAACATTGGAAGAGCTGCTGAAGGAAGCTGCAGTCCTTAACCTTTCTATCATGTTTGACTTGCGCCGCCCCCCACGAAATCACACATACCATGACACATTTGTGAACCAGACACTGGAGACTGTGCTGAGTGCAAGGGTGCCCCAAGCCATG GTCCTTTGGCTACCGGATGAAGATCGGGCTAAGGTCCAACAACGGGCACCTAGAATGCGCCAGATATATGGACAGCAGAGAAGCAACAGAACTGAGAGGCCCCAGTTTCTCAACCTCCCCTATCAAGACCTGCCACTGTTGGATATCAA ggcactacaccaggATAATGTGTCGGTGAACCTATTTGTGGTGAACAAGCCCTGGCTCTTTTCCCTGCTCTGGTGTGCAGGGGTGGACTCGGTCACCACCAACGACTGCCAGCTGCTACAGCAAATGCGTTACCCCGTCTGGCTTATC CCCCCTCAAACCTACCTAATGATGTGGATCATTACCAATTGTGTCTCCACCCTGCTGCTTCTGTGGACCTTCCTCCTGCAAGG GAGAtgtaagaaggaaagagagaaaactg GCTTAGAAACAGCAGTGCTGCTGACCAGGATCAACAATTTCATAATGGAGTGA
- the GDPD2 gene encoding glycerophosphoinositol inositolphosphodiesterase GDPD2 isoform X2: protein MDWSLAFLLVISLLVTYASLLLLLALLLRLCGQPLHLHSVHKMLLLLIMLLVAAGLVGLDVQWQQEWRSLRLSLQATAPFLHIGAVAGITLLAWPVADTFYRIHRRGPKVLLLLLFFGVALAIYLAPLCISSPCIMEPRDLPPKPGLVGHRGAPMLAPENTLMSLRKTAECGAAVFETDVMVSSDGIPFLMHDEHLSRTTDVASVFPARTSSHSSDFSCAELKKLNAGTWFLERQPFWGAKRLSDPDRKEAENQTVPTLEELLKEAAVLNLSIMFDLRRPPRNHTYHDTFVNQTLETVLSARVPQAMVLWLPDEDRAKVQQRAPRMRQIYGQQRSNRTERPQFLNLPYQDLPLLDIKALHQDNVSVNLFVVNKPWLFSLLWCAGVDSVTTNDCQLLQQMRYPVWLIPPQTYLMMWIITNCVSTLLLLWTFLLQGRCKKEREKTGLETAVLLTRINNFIME from the exons ATGGACTGGTCCCTGGCATTTCTGCTGGTCATCTCTCTACTTGTCACATATGCATCCCTGCTATTG CTCCTGGCCCTGCTCCTGCGGCTCTGCGGCCAGCCTCTGCATCTGCACAGTGTCCACAAG ATGCTGCTGCTCCTCATCATGCTTCTTGTGGCCGCTGGCCTCGTGGGACTGGACGTCCAATGGCAGCAGGAGTGGCGTAGCTTACGTCTGTCACTGCAG GCCACAGCCCCGTTCCTTCATATTGGAGCAGTTGCTGGCATCACCCTCCTGGCCTGGCCTGTTGCTGATACCTTCTACCGTATCCATCGAAGAG GTCCCAAGGTTCTGCTACTGCTCCTATTTTTTGGAGTTGCCCTGGCCATCTACCTGGCCCCACTGTGCATCTCCTCACCCTGTATCATGGAACCCAGAGACTTACCCCCCAAGCCTGGTCTGGTGGGACACCGAGGGGCCCCCATG CTGGCCCCCGAGAACACCCTGATGTCACTGAGGAAAACAGCCGAATGTGGAGCTGCTGTGTTCGAGACTGATGTGATGGTCAG CTCTGACGGGATCCCCTTCCTCATGCATGATGAGCACCTGAGCAGGACCACAGATGTGGCCTCAGTGTTCCCAGCCCGAACCTCCTCCCACAGCAGCGACTTCTCCTGTGCTGAACTGAAGAAGCTCAATGCCGGGACCTGGTTCCTAGAG AGGCAACCCTTCTGGGGGGCCAAACGGCTGTCTGACCCTGATCGGAAGGAGGCTGAGAACCAGACAGTCCCAACATTGGAAGAGCTGCTGAAGGAAGCTGCAGTCCTTAACCTTTCTATCATGTTTGACTTGCGCCGCCCCCCACGAAATCACACATACCATGACACATTTGTGAACCAGACACTGGAGACTGTGCTGAGTGCAAGGGTGCCCCAAGCCATG GTCCTTTGGCTACCGGATGAAGATCGGGCTAAGGTCCAACAACGGGCACCTAGAATGCGCCAGATATATGGACAGCAGAGAAGCAACAGAACTGAGAGGCCCCAGTTTCTCAACCTCCCCTATCAAGACCTGCCACTGTTGGATATCAA ggcactacaccaggATAATGTGTCGGTGAACCTATTTGTGGTGAACAAGCCCTGGCTCTTTTCCCTGCTCTGGTGTGCAGGGGTGGACTCGGTCACCACCAACGACTGCCAGCTGCTACAGCAAATGCGTTACCCCGTCTGGCTTATC CCCCCTCAAACCTACCTAATGATGTGGATCATTACCAATTGTGTCTCCACCCTGCTGCTTCTGTGGACCTTCCTCCTGCAAGG GAGAtgtaagaaggaaagagagaaaactg GCTTAGAAACAGCAGTGCTGCTGACCAGGATCAACAATTTCATAATGGAGTGA